The Branchiostoma floridae strain S238N-H82 chromosome 8, Bfl_VNyyK, whole genome shotgun sequence genome has a segment encoding these proteins:
- the LOC118422059 gene encoding eukaryotic translation initiation factor 3 subunit A-like isoform X2, protein MPSVAILLCMLALTGTDCLAAPQGRDGPEQTAGDDKLQTLETIMDEKIGEISESVNRLDKQVANMTDKIKDLEKHVEEEDSSEEKGRPKGRPPHPKKKSKERGDDDGHPPPRGGDGGRERGGFGHPPPRGGEGGRERGGRGRKSGWRKDKPHSGEEDADSSKEKKSKEKKEDGSGDSSEERRRPPPRDFQSMWGYRRGPPRQERGPRGGGRGGWSRQRGGDDGREQGGRDMRQFSLMDFLRSM, encoded by the exons ATGCCGTCCGTGGCGATCCTGCTCTGCATGCTGGCCCTTACCGGCACGGACTGCCTCGCCGCTCCTCAAGGCAGGGACGGTCCGGAGCAGACGGCAGGCGACGACAAACTCCAGACGTTGGAGACGATCATGGATGAGAAAATCGGAGAGATCTCag AAAGCGTCAACAGGCTGGACAAACAGGTGGCAAACATGACCGACAAGATAAAAGACCTTGAGAAACACGTGGAGGAAGAAG ATAGTTCGGAAGAAAAGGGCCGCCCAAAAGGTAGACCCCCACACCCAAAGAAGAAATCTAAAGAAAG GGGTGATGACGATGGCCATCCACCACCCCGAG GAGGAGACGGCGGTCGGGAACGAGGCGGTTTTGGCCATCCGCCACCCCGAGGAGGAGAGGGCGGTCGGGAACGGGGCGGGAGGGGAAGAAAGAGCGGCTGGCGCAAAGACAAACCACATTCGGGAGAGGAGGATGCTGACAgctcaaaagaaaagaaaagcaaagagaagaaagaagatgGATCTGGTGACTCCAGCGAGGAACGACGCCGTCCTCCACCCCGAGACTTTCAGTCGATGTGGGGATACCGCAGGGGCCCGCCGCGACAGGAAAGGGGTCCCAGGGGAGGTGGTCGGGGTGGGTGGTCCCGTCAGAGGGGTGGTGACGATG
- the LOC118422059 gene encoding eukaryotic translation initiation factor 3 subunit A-like isoform X3, producing MPSVAILLCMLALTGTDCLAAPQGRDGPEQTAGDDKLQTLETIMDEKIGEISESVNRLDKQVANMTDKIKDLEKHVEEEDSSEEKGRPKGRPPHPKKKSKERGDDDGHPPPRGGDGGRERGGFGHPPPRGGEGGRERGGRGRKSGWRKDKPHSGEEDADSSKEKKSKEKKEDGSGDSSEERRRPPPRDFQSMWGYRRGPPRQERGPRGGGRGGWSRQRGGDDGREQGGRDMRQFSLMDFLRSM from the exons ATGCCGTCCGTGGCGATCCTGCTCTGCATGCTGGCCCTTACCGGCACGGACTGCCTCGCCGCTCCTCAAGGCAGGGACGGTCCGGAGCAGACGGCAGGCGACGACAAACTCCAGACGTTGGAGACGATCATGGATGAGAAAATCGGAGAGATCTCag AAAGCGTCAACAGGCTGGACAAACAGGTGGCAAACATGACCGACAAGATAAAAGACCTTGAGAAACACGTGGAGGAAGAAG ATAGTTCGGAAGAAAAGGGCCGCCCAAAAGGTAGACCCCCACACCCAAAGAAGAAATCTAAAGAAAG GGGTGATGACGATGGCCATCCACCAC CCCGAGGAGGAGACGGCGGTCGGGAACGAGGCGGTTTTGGCCATCCGCCACCCCGAGGAGGAGAGGGCGGTCGGGAACGGGGCGGGAGGGGAAGAAAGAGCGGCTGGCGCAAAGACAAACCACATTCGGGAGAGGAGGATGCTGACAgctcaaaagaaaagaaaagcaaagagaagaaagaagatgGATCTGGTGACTCCAGCGAGGAACGACGCCGTCCTCCACCCCGAGACTTTCAGTCGATGTGGGGATACCGCAGGGGCCCGCCGCGACAGGAAAGGGGTCCCAGGGGAGGTGGTCGGGGTGGGTGGTCCCGTCAGAGGGGTGGTGACGATG
- the LOC118422059 gene encoding RNA-binding protein EWS-like isoform X1: MPSVAILLCMLALTGTDCLAAPQGRDGPEQTAGDDKLQTLETIMDEKIGEISESVNRLDKQVANMTDKIKDLEKHVEEEDSSEEKGRPKGRPPHPKKKSKERGDDDGHPPPRGGQGGRERGGFGYPPPRGGDGGRERGGFGHPPPRGGEGGRERGGRGRKSGWRKDKPHSGEEDADSSKEKKSKEKKEDGSGDSSEERRRPPPRDFQSMWGYRRGPPRQERGPRGGGRGGWSRQRGGDDGREQGGRDMRQFSLMDFLRSM, from the exons ATGCCGTCCGTGGCGATCCTGCTCTGCATGCTGGCCCTTACCGGCACGGACTGCCTCGCCGCTCCTCAAGGCAGGGACGGTCCGGAGCAGACGGCAGGCGACGACAAACTCCAGACGTTGGAGACGATCATGGATGAGAAAATCGGAGAGATCTCag AAAGCGTCAACAGGCTGGACAAACAGGTGGCAAACATGACCGACAAGATAAAAGACCTTGAGAAACACGTGGAGGAAGAAG ATAGTTCGGAAGAAAAGGGCCGCCCAAAAGGTAGACCCCCACACCCAAAGAAGAAATCTAAAGAAAG GGGTGATGACGATGGCCATCCACCACCCCGAGGAGGGCAGGGCGGTCGGGAACGAGGCGGTTTTGGCTATCCGCCACCCCGAGGAGGAGACGGCGGTCGGGAACGAGGCGGTTTTGGCCATCCGCCACCCCGAGGAGGAGAGGGCGGTCGGGAACGGGGCGGGAGGGGAAGAAAGAGCGGCTGGCGCAAAGACAAACCACATTCGGGAGAGGAGGATGCTGACAgctcaaaagaaaagaaaagcaaagagaagaaagaagatgGATCTGGTGACTCCAGCGAGGAACGACGCCGTCCTCCACCCCGAGACTTTCAGTCGATGTGGGGATACCGCAGGGGCCCGCCGCGACAGGAAAGGGGTCCCAGGGGAGGTGGTCGGGGTGGGTGGTCCCGTCAGAGGGGTGGTGACGATG
- the LOC118421613 gene encoding uncharacterized protein LOC118421613: protein MMFGKTWVFTVVVMVLLATSGTEGFRIRNPKSKNTPQKSTVTKDRPTQQKSATAITKDLPINGQNYREMEELKARVGSLERTVGSMSRTMGQIGLKMKETEISRDRLDPDDVRQMRERLETMIHRVDNLDEWRSRQGGEESSNANAGGQSNDNEEQPEGPVIPRPMPGLFPGGEEDDQEQGAGGTSEGSDQSQEGDLTEDGDGGNTGDGRLPLFPNVGIPGPNPGPPSPPGDFNEGDDGDNTGVSFQNGRLPIFPPNFGHGGDLPNIMPQVFPPIYDSEHPPNPEPQILPIPGPQHVPNPDGPEILPPLRGPVFGPNPGPAGASDGGDDSEEVGGIIPSGFSEMLDRFRGMGLAPPQWQPVYTEEEEEPQEEEEEAIAPLEPSIQMGRSMPGGFNFPG, encoded by the exons ATGATGTTCGGCAAGACGTGGGTTTTTACAGTTGTGGTGATGGTCCTATTGGCGACGTCGGGCACCGAGGGCTTTCGAATTCGCAACCCCAAGTCTAAAAACACTCCGCAGAAATCTACGGTTACGAAGGATCGGCCCACTCAGcagaaatcggcgactgcaatTACAAAGGATCTGCCCATCAATGGTCAAAATTACCGAGAGATGGAAGAATTGAAGG CACGAGTTGGAAGCTTGGAGCGCACCGTAGGCAGCATGTCCCGGACCATGGGGCAGATCGGACTCAAGATGAAGGAAACGGAGATCTCTCGTG ACCGACTCGATCCAGACGATGTGCGCCAAATGCGTGAGAGGTTGGAGACAATGATTCACAGGGTAGACAACTTGGATGAGTGGCGCTCACGGCAAGGTGGTGAAGAAAGCAG CAATGCCAACGCCGGCGGCCAATCGAATGACAATGAAGAGCAGCCGGAGGGACCTGTCATCCCGCGCCCCATGCCGGGATTGTTTCCCGGAGGTGAAGAAGACGACCAGGAGCAAGGGGCCGGAGGCACCAGTGAAGGTAGCGACCAAAGTCAAGAGGGTGATCTCACCGAGGATGGGGACGGCGGTAACACAGGTGATGGGCGTCTCCCCCTGTTCCCTAACGTCGGAATTCCTGGACCCAACCCCGGTCCACCGAGTCCACCGGGCGATTTCAACGAGGGTGATGACGGCGACAACACAGGTGTTTCATTCCAGAATGGGCGTCTACCCATATTCCCCCCTAACTTCGGACATGGGGGCGATCTTCCCAACATCATGCCCCAGGTTTTTCCTCCCATCTATGACTCAGAGCATCCTCCCAACCCTGAGCCACAGATCCTTCCCATCCCTGGCCCACAGCATGTTCCCAACCCTGATGGGCCCGAGATCCTTCCTCCCCTCCGTGGCCCAGTGTTTGGCCCCAACCCTGGCCCAGCGGGCGCCAGTGACGGTGGTGATGATAGCGAAGAGGTGGGTGGGATCATTCCGAGTGGTTTCAGTGAGATGCTCGATCGCTTTCGTGGAATGGGTCTAGCTCCACCCCAGTGGCAGCCCGTATACacggaggaggaagaggagccacaggaagaggaagaggaggcAATCGCACCACTGGAGCCATCCATCCAAATGGGGCGGTCTATGCCTGGTGGTTTTAACTTCCCCGGCTGA
- the LOC118421684 gene encoding snaclec 7-like, with amino-acid sequence MMKQNSNAIHNMTDTIKALVAGQSKPKVQTTSPPRQGPMQPQPVPASNGNNEECLMQHCFKVHEARLNREQAEQTCQADGGHLVMAKSAYLYDFVVRMKNQVSRDDQFWFGAKFTDDRVWLYPDGTPVVDAVPWAQNEPNDHNNYKCSHIVFGNKNDPGRKDLVADAHCSYRLSFICERTTADGK; translated from the exons ATGATGAAGCAAAACAGCAACGCCATCCATAACATGACCGACACCATCAAAGCTctagtggcaggacagagcaaGCCCAAAGTTCAAACAACATCCCCGCCCAGACAAGGACCAATGCAACCTCAGCCAGTTCCGGCGTCCAACGGCAATAATGAAg AATGCCTGATGCAGCACTGTTTCAAAGTCCACGAGGCCCGTCTGAATCGCGAACAGGCGGAGCAAACTTGCCAGGCGGATGGAGGCCATCTTGTAATGGCAAAAAGCGCATACTTATATGA CTTTGTTGTTCGCATGAAGAACCAAGTATCCCGAGACGACCAGTTCTG GTTTGGCGCCAAGTTCACGGATGACAGGGTCTGGCTGTATCCGGATGGAACTCCTGTTGTGGATGCCGTGCCCTGGGCTCAAAACGAACCGAACGACCACAACAATTACAAGTGCTCACACATCG TGTTTGGCAACAAGAATGATCCTGGGCGGAAGGATCTGGTGGCCGATGCACACTGCTCTTATAGACTCAGCTTCATCTGCGAAAGGACTACAGCAGATGGGAAGTGA